One Triticum dicoccoides isolate Atlit2015 ecotype Zavitan chromosome 3B, WEW_v2.0, whole genome shotgun sequence genomic window, tcgatcaggggataggttctaggtcggcagcctgggctagcagggtggatgtcgtttgagtttctgtttgtgttccatccgtagtcggatgatgctcttatgtatcgtgatgttgtattcgtgtggcattgtatgcctcttgtatgtaaccccatctattatgtaatgttgatgtaatgatatccaccttgcaaaagcgttttaatatgcgggtctatccttggtgggacctttgagttccttttggatagggtcgcatattgggcgtgacattgtcCCTGGCTAACGATGAGCCATTCTTTTTCATCCATTCGTGAATGAGGCTTGGCTAGTTGGGTCTCTAGGCTTGGGATCATTTGCTTCTTGGCTTCTTTGTTGACTTAGTATTTAGTTTCTTCTCCTTTTGACTTATTAACCATCACACTTTATTTGGAGTTTCTTTGTCAGTTCATTATACGGGCGGTACTATCGATGGGGTGTGACACGTACCGGGAAGACCGGATGGGATTCACACGAGGCAATTACCTAGGTTCAGGACCTCGCggtggaggcaaaaccctactcctgctatgaTTATACTGGTGATGGATAGCCTCATATGAGAACTTTGGTGTGGTGTACAATGGTAGTCGCTAAGATCACGTAGGTCTATATTGATCAAACCTAGTCTAACCCTAGCCTTGCCTTATATAGGGGAAGAGGCCTAGGGTCAAGTATATTTAGTGGTATAGCCTTATGGGCCAGCCTAAGCTCACAAAATAATGGTATTCTTTTGTCTCGGCCTGTCACCTGTGAGAAAAAAATTGTTTTCTTTCTTTGTTAACCCATCCTCGTCCAATTCTTTCTCCGGACCATCATCATCTGAGTCATACCCATAGGCACGCATACAGGGCCTGTCACGGTCCATGTCCTCCTGAGCGACATGGGCCTCTAAGTCACCGATATAGTTAGCATGAATCTCATCCTCTTTCTCGTACTTATCACCATCATAACCTTGATCCACATTGAcaccatcatcttctccattgactTGGTCACTAGCATTCAACTCAATTGCATTTGCTTGGCTAGTTGACAGTTGGCTAGAAGCATTTGGGCCAAACACCTCGCCCGATCCCCAATACGTGTCACACTTCTACTCAGGCTCATATCATGACATGGGGAGGAGACATGTCAGTTAAGTCAATTCCAAATCGAGGACCTTCGACGTTTGTGGCAAACAATTCAATGACTTATCTTCTGAGTCCGCAACTAGATCCTGGTAATCGAGATCTTGAACCCACACCAACATCACACCTTCCTATTAGTTCAATTCCATCATCCAAGGCCATCCAATTCTCTTACTCTTTCCACAACCTCCTCATAACAAGGATTTGTCTTAAATACCATGGCTTTCTCTTCACCGTCAACAATGTCAGTATTATTACCCAAAAATGTCACGTTGTCCAAATAATGAACATTAACAAGTCTCGTCATCTAAAAAGTAAAAACAATGACACAAGAAACTCAATGCATCAACGGCAAGTCTAATGTATTATATGGATCATGACATTACTAATGCATCATATCCAAAAGCACATCAGAACTAATATATTCAATAGATCATGGAATTACTTAAAACATACACTAACCCTAGCCCTATTCTTGCGATAAACCACAAGCATAATGCCTACTACACATCATAAAACTCATACAACTCTACATCCATTCAATCCAAACTAGGGTTCGTCCAAAAGTGAACAATGCCACCAAATAAGATGATTTCAACCAACCAAATCATGGGGGCGTGAGATATTACCTCAAGACATGGAAATGCCTCCGATTCACCGAGGAAATGGCATCGATTTGAGAGGGATTTGAGAGGAGTTTGGATTGGAGAGAGATTAAGTAGGGCAACAACTCAGGTGTTagagaaggaagaagaatgagGGTTGATGGGTGGGTGAGTGGCCCACCCAAGGCCCCCATCCACTTACTCTTTATGGGGTCTATCGTCATCGGCCTTGGCGGTAGGGTTAGAAGGCTACCGCCGGGATTAGTGGTGGTAGCCCCTTTGCCCGGTAGGCACGACTGAGGGGCATGAACCGGGGTTTACCACAGTTGTCCCCGGTGGTATCCCATGTAGCCCATCGCCGATGTATATGACGGTAGCAAAAAGATCATATTCGGCTAAACATACAAAGTGGGGTCCAATTGCCCTAAACTTTCGCTAAAAGGTTAAGATAATGATTTTGGCCAAGGTGTGCACTCAAGTAGACCCCGATAAACTGCTTCTTCTCTAAATGCCTCTataaaaagggggggggggctggtcTTGCCCTCAAGTGGGTTTTCTGAAACTTAATGTTGATGCTTCTTTTGACCTAAACTGAAGCCTTGTCTCTCAAATTCGGACTATCGCTCACGAAAAGGTCGGGATGCAATCATCTTATTATTAACTCGGAGAATCTGGATGTGATTGATACCATGAAGGATGGAGGATGGTCGGCGGGTGCAGCGGTGGTTATTTTTGACGATTGTTTTCATTATGCTTGTGATTTTATTATTACTAGATTCGAACGCTATAACAAAAAAGCAAACAAAGTTGTCCACGAGCTCGCTAGATTAGCTTGATATTCTTTGACTTCTGATTTGCATGAGGAGCCCTTAAATGAAATTGTAACAATACAAAAGTAGACCCCGGTAAAGAACAGCACCGCATGGGTACCAGCTATACTCGCACCTGTTTTTGTTGGCTAGCATAGGGCATAGCCACAACCTGACAGGCTGACACGTCCATCCTCCACTCCTGCTCCGCCTTCGTCTTTTCAGTCCACCTCCCTCTCCTGCATCGACCCTGCAGTCCAGAGCCCGGAAGCGTGAGCCACCTCCGCTTCCAGGAGCTTCTCGAAGGGGGCCGCCGATGACCCTCTGATCGTCCGTCGCCATGGGCTGCGCCGGATCCACCCCTAAATCTGACGGTCTCTCCTTTCACTCCGTCTATCTCGATTCTGTTAATGCTTTCTTAGGTGGGTTCATGATTGAGATCTTGGGCAATCTGGTCCCACTATCGGAGTAGTGTCCTAGGTTCTTGATCAAGGCGCCTGTAACTATTATGTCGATTTAGCCCTGCCTGCCGTTGGTTGCTTAGCAGATTGGATTGATGATGCGTCGCTGCGGTAATTCAGCTGGAGGTAGCAGGGAGGGGGGATTAGTGCTGCTTATGGAATGCTGTATCATGTCCCATGTTATATTTGGTCATATGTGATCGTTCTGCTCATGTTGGCAATTTGCAAAGTTCTAAAGGCCAAACTGAACAATTATTGGAAGAGAGGATATGTGTGTTATGAAAAAGCAATTGATAGGTGACCTATTCTCCATTTGTActgtgaagtactccctccgtcccaaaattcttgtcttagatttgtctagatacggatgtatctattcATGTTTTAGTgtaagatacatccgtatctagataaatctaagacaagaattttgggacggagggagtaacaggtTTAACATCCAATTAGTGAGTATGACAGATATAATTATCGAGGAAGGTGATGGGACCGTCGATTTATTCCTCCGTAGAACAGAGTACCTAGCAACATTATTGAAGATGTGACGTGTTTTTTTACTGTAGGAggaaagacattacttttgggggtTCAGTAGTAGAAAATATGTCTGTTTTGGTAAAAAAAAATGTCCTTAAAATCAGTGTTTGTCCGTGAGCATGTTTAAATGATAGTGAGATGACAATAGCAAAAGGAAACACTCTTCCTTATGTAGTTTCTTTTAACGTCCTCGTCGGATACTGAGCTTGCCCAACTACTTTTCTCTAATAGTTATTAAATGAACTGACATTGTGCACAACCTTCGTATTAGTTACACGAATTTCAACTGGTCAGCAAGGTGTAAACTTGAAATGTGTCAAGGCGGTGAAGATGAAATTTGTATTTCACGGTTCAGCAAATGAAGGGCGTTTACTAACTGATATAAAACAGGCCTCTGAAAAACAAACCCACTGATGAAACAGGCTTTTAGACAAGTAGCTTTGTTAAAAATCTTTGTTATTAGTTATTGGAAGCCAAATTGTGTACTTCCGTTATTTTGTATACTTATGCGGTGTCTAAAACAACATGAGCCTGATTCAGTTTAAGATAAACACAGTGCTTACTTGCTGTGACTGTTTTGTTGATCTCAGATAGCAGTAAGAAGCTGAAAAAAACAAAGCCTTGGAAGCACACTCAGTCAATTACACCAGCACAACTCAAACAGATGCGCGAAGAATTCTGGGACACTACTCCTCACTATGGTGGACAGAAAGGTACTGTAGTACTGTACAACTTTGTAGTACTGTGAACATTTATCTGCAAGCGATTTATACTGCTTGCTGGACCAGTTCCTTTTTCATGCTCTGAACTTTGACCTAACTTTACTAAATCTGTATGCAGTTCTTTTTAAATGGTCTGAATGCAGATTTGTACACTGAAATCTGTACTAGATCAGTATGCAGTTTGTTACATTAAACTTTTGAAGTACATGTACACTTATAGTGTTGATTTGCTGTTTTGCTAGTTTAGTCCACTGTTGATGTTAAATTTGACATGTTAACTTATAGTCCTTGAGGAGGAAACAAATATGAACGGATAGCCAAACAGAAGTTGGCatgtgttgtactccctccattcacaaatataagatgttttggatatttcaatatgaactagatATGGGCTGAAATGAGCGAAGaaacacactaaaacgtgtctaaTACATCCGATTCAAAATATAAGTTACTCCctttgatccatattaattgtcgctgatttagtacgacTTTGTACTAAATTAGGGACGACTAATATGGATCGGGGGGAGTAGAACATCTtacatttgtgaacggagggagtagattttatTGATGCAAATCTCCTTGTACTATGGACATTGCCGCAGGTTCTTTGTTGGGATGGACCGTGCAAATTCTTTAAATATCTACTTAACATTTAGCATATTTTATGTTTGTTTGGTCGAGCGAAGGGTTGGTCTGAGCCATATGTTGAACTGTTGTTTTATCATATGCATGGAATTCATGTTTATTGTTTTTTTGATATTGCGCTCTTAATTTGCTTACAACTAAACAGTTGAAGAAGCACTAGATATTCTAATTTGAACTAAAAACTACCATCCGTTTCCATTCAGAGATCTGGGATGCACTTCGGGCCGCTGCAGAAGCTGATTTATCTCTTGCGCAAACCATAGTAGACAGTGCTGGCATCATTGTCTCAAATTCTGACATGACACTCTGCTACGACGAAAGAGGTAAAAAAAAATCCTTGTATCGCATGCATCTTCTCCACCGTCCTGTGCTTTCAGAACCAAAATCAATGGCTGGGAAACTCTGCTGCAGGTGCCAAATACGAACTACCAAAGTACGTTCTGAGCGAGCCGACTAATTTCATCCGGGAGGAATGAATTCATAGACCACGAAGGATTCGTGTAAATCATGTAAATCTCATTTGTCCGGCGACTTTAGTCTTTACTTGCTCAAAACTTCAATGGAGATGCCACATTCAGTTTACAGTTCTGGTCTGAGTTGTTATGGACTTGTAGTGTTCGTATCTCTTTCTAGGCCGACACCCGAGTATGGTACACTGAGCTGTCGAAACCCAGAAATAGGAAAAATATAGAATTGCAATGTTATATTTTTTTCAGACAAATTGCAATGTTATATGTACATTTatttaggcaaattttatgtgTACTTTTTTTTAGAAGTGTTATATGTATACTATTTTTTTGAGTGATATGTTATATGTATACTTGAGAGGAAGGAATACCTACGGGGTAGGCCCAAGTATATGGCCCAGCCAAAGGCCCAGGCCCGTCAAGATTACAGCCCAAGACGCCCTCGAGCAACCGTTCGCCCAAGTGTCTTCTTAAGTCGGATTGCACCCCTCCAATCGAGCAAGGACCGTCCAGGCTGGGAGCAGATAAATTTCTTACCGTCGGCTGCGCCAAGAGACATATGTATACTATTTTTTGAGCTTCAGTGGATCtttggcccacatgtcaatgacccaacTGCGTCTGCAGTTACGTCATTGAAGCAGCGTCCGTCAGAAGGAGCGCGCCGGGCTTAGGGTTGAACCTGTATAATTTCTTGTGAGTGTTACCTCCCCAAAGAGGACCCAAACCTATGTACAAGAGCAAAAACACCatcataggagtagggtattacctccttggCGAAGGCCGATAACATGAATTTGTGATAATCATGGTGGGTTGAGCTGCTTCTACCTAATTGGGTACTCTTGCTTATAGAGCATAACTGGTTTGATGCTAAAAGTTGGCATGTCAATTTTTGGCAATTACCAAATGTTGGCTAGAGATTGATCGCTTGCCAATTTTCGCTGCCAGTGTCACAAAAGATTGCCAAATGTTGGTAACTTTTGATTTTGCCAAGCGTTGGCATGCCAAATATTGGTGATGCCAATTGTTGatagcaaaccaattatgctcatactccctctgtttcataaTATAAAAATATTTTTAACATAACatgagtgtcaaaaacgctcttatattatattatgggacggagagagagTACTtgtgaacgaagggagtacaataTTACGCTGCTTGAGCGATTATTGAATGTTTCTGAACGGTCATATTTCTCGCTTTCAGGACAGGCAATCAGACCTGTCGTTTGACCCACAACTCCGTCCTCCCATGTCTGGTGTTGCCATTTAAACTGATGGATGGCCGTGCGACGGTACGGGAACTTTAAATCATTGCATCTCTCCCATCATAAATGACCTGTACGGTTGTACCGACAGCTTAACATTTACTAACTGTGAGGCTTCTTTCCGGTCTGCGCAACTAATGAATGCACGGTGGTGATCGCTGCATTTTACGGGCGGCGATTTTCGTGATCTTTCCTCACAGTTGGCGTTGGGGAAGGAAACGAAAAACATGTGTGCTTGCACGCAGGATCATGATACTAACCGGAAATGGCCAAGAAAATTACTACGAATATACGTAGATGCCTGATCCGCCAGAGTAGGACTAGGACCACGGTTCGAGCGGTCTGTCTAGGATTCCATGTGTGCGTAGGCTGGATCCGAGATCTGATCAGGACTGCACGATTTTGATCACATGATGATCTCAACTTTTGGGCTCGTGTGTAATGTAAAGGAAGGACCAGGCTGTAGACCCTTGGTGGTTCATGGCAGTGGAGCTGCAGCGTGGTTGGTTGGACCCCGGCCGGGGCCGCTCTCAGAAGCCTAGGATGCTTTCTGCACTGTTCTTCCAAGTGTGTCTTGGATGGGTTAAACTTGGGCTCAACCCATTTGTGATTGTTATTGACCTTCTCTACTTCTTTTTTTGTGGCCGAGGAGCAGAGATCTTTGCAACTCAGGACACATGATGAGTTCTCGCTCGTCAAGTACCGATCTCGCATCCAAAAAGAGAAAAGGCAATCTACACACTACCACTAGACTCCCGGAGATCAGCTTACAGCAGACAAGGTTATacatagggcatctccaacgcgtaGGAAAAAGAGTAAATTGCTCAAAGCCATCACATTTGTGGTTAGGGTACTCCAAAACCACCGTTTTTGCCGAAAACTACAAAAAACCACCAACTCTGCGACAAGTGAGTAACAGATCACACTAATTCGATATTGAGCCGTGTATAATAgcaaaactgacaggtgggacccgtcTGTCTGGGCTGATGTGGCGAAGATTTTTCCTAGTCAAAGTTTGACCTGCTGAGGTggatgggggtcccacttgtctgCCTCGCACTTCCTTCTTCCTCAAATTTCTCCCTCCCTCCCCTTCTGACCAGCACCGGCGGCGGCTGAGGCCGAGCTGAAGGAGGGGCGCCCGCCGGCAAGCTCCGCCTCGCGCCTTGCAGTGAGGCTGCCTCGCTCTCGCCTCGCCGGTAAGCCCCAAGCCCCGCCCGGCCCCGTGCCCGCCTCGTCCCGCGACTGAGCGCCTGGATCTAGACGCGAGGATCAAGCCCGCCTCGCGCCCGCCGGCCTCGCCCCGCACCCGCGCTTGCAGTGCCACCGTGCCTGCTATTGCAGTGCCGCCGTCCCGCGCCCGCTATTGCAGCGCCCGTCGCCCCCGCCCACCGGCAAGATCTCCTTGcagcgtcgccgccccgcgccatcaccgccgcctcccttcccttgaGGCgcatcgccgccccgtcgtcgaCGTGGAGCTCGAGCTCGCAGCCCACCGCCGACCAAACTTACGGCTGCACCGCCGCTGCCTCTAGTCGccattgacttgggtggaaaaagaAAAATTGATGAAAATAGATGAGAAGCTGACTGGTGGGGCCATCGTCCACCTCAACATATTTTCCATGGAGGCATGCCAAATCAGCCTGACATGTGGATCCCACCCGTCAGTTCCACTGTTAGACGCGGCTCAGTTTTGAATTAGTGTGATTTGTTACTCACTTGCCGCGGAGTTGGtggttttttttgtagttttcgatAAAAGCGGTGGTTTTGGAGTATCCTAGCCACAAATGTGGTGGCTTTGAGCAATTTACTCTAGGAAAAAGGAAGCCAAGCACACAATGCATGCCCTAGAGTGGTACAGTTCCCGCCATGACCAGTTCAATTCCCAGCACACTGCATGTACACATGTTCCTACCCATTTGTCAGCTTATGGCAAGCGGCAGGGTACGGTGCAGACTCGAGTCGCAGAATGTGAAGGCAAAAGGGTAGGCATGAGGAATAAAAAGTCTGGTGTCACTTGTGAATGAAGTGAAGCGCGTACTCATCGGCGGAAAGCTACTTTTAGCCCGGCCGATGTCCATGTGCATGTGCATGGGGGTGCGGCCGGAAAGCATACTGCTCCTGCG contains:
- the LOC119276894 gene encoding ubiquitin domain-containing protein 2-like translates to MGCAGSTPKSDDSSKKLKKTKPWKHTQSITPAQLKQMREEFWDTTPHYGGQKEIWDALRAAAEADLSLAQTIVDSAGIIVSNSDMTLCYDERGAKYELPKYVLSEPTNFIREE